The genomic window ACTGTCCGTTCTGCAACAAGCACACAACCCATACGGTGGAGAGGGTCAGAAGGGGACAGGCGCGCTCCATGACGCGCATCGTGAGACAGAAGGCTAGGGCAAATGGTACGGGCAACCAGGGCAAGTTCTCAAAGGTGCCGGGCGGCGACAAGCCGACGAAGAGGGTCAACCTCAGATACAGGTGCAGCCTGTGCAAGAAAGCTCATAACAGAAAGGGGATACGCCTCGGAAGATTCGAGCTTGTGGAGGGATGAGTCTGTCTAAGTTTCTCAGGGTCAAGTGCAACGACTGCGAGAACGTGCAGGTGATATTCAGCAGGGCGGCCACTGTGGTGAAGTGCCTCGTCTGCGGCAGGACGCTTGCTGAGCCGAGAGGCGGCAAGGCTGACATCAAGACAGAGGTTCTCGAGGTCCTAGAGTGATCTGAATGCAACGCGAAGGTTGGCCGGTGCCTGGGGATCTGGTTGTATGCACAGTCGATCAGGTCCTGGATTTTGGTGCGTTCGTCACACTGGATGAGTATGCGGACAAGAAGGGATTCATTCACATCTCAGAGGTGGCGAGCGGCTGGATCAAGTACATCCGCGACCATGTCCGCGAGGGACAGAAGATCGTCTGCAAGGTTCTGAATGTCGATAAATCGAAGCATCACATCGATCTCTCTCTGAAGGACGTCAACGAGCACCAGCGGAGGGAGAAGATCCAGGCGTGGAAGGCCGACCTCAAGGCCTGGAAGTGGCTTCAGATGGCTTATGAGGGGCGAGATGAGGATCTGAAGCGCGTCAAGGATACGCTGATGAGAAGCTACAGCAGCCTTTATGGAGCACTGGAGGAGGCTGCGATAAGCGGCGAGGAGAGCCTCTCAGACAGTGGGCTCACAGAGGAGGACATAAAGATAATCTCCCGCCTGGCAAAGGAGAATGTCAAGATACCTACGGTCGAGATCGCCGGCTATGTGGATCTGAGATCCTTCGCGCCAGATGGTGTTGAGGTCAT from Methanothrix sp. includes these protein-coding regions:
- a CDS encoding 50S ribosomal protein L44e; the encoded protein is MPKEIEAHCPFCNKHTTHTVERVRRGQARSMTRIVRQKARANGTGNQGKFSKVPGGDKPTKRVNLRYRCSLCKKAHNRKGIRLGRFELVEG
- a CDS encoding 30S ribosomal protein S27e, coding for MSLSKFLRVKCNDCENVQVIFSRAATVVKCLVCGRTLAEPRGGKADIKTEVLEVLE
- a CDS encoding translation initiation factor IF-2 subunit alpha — its product is MQREGWPVPGDLVVCTVDQVLDFGAFVTLDEYADKKGFIHISEVASGWIKYIRDHVREGQKIVCKVLNVDKSKHHIDLSLKDVNEHQRREKIQAWKADLKAWKWLQMAYEGRDEDLKRVKDTLMRSYSSLYGALEEAAISGEESLSDSGLTEEDIKIISRLAKENVKIPTVEIAGYVDLRSFAPDGVEVIKKALKQAKRIRDKDATLEIKYVGAPRYRIKVIAPDYKHAEAVLKKSAQAAIKYIEQHGGEGAFVREA